The following DNA comes from Methermicoccus shengliensis DSM 18856.
CACGCTCACACCATCCACCACGATGGTGATGTTCTTGTAGTCCACTGCCTCCACCTTTGCCTCAGTGCCCTTAAAGTCGCCCCTGAGCACCCTCACTGTATCGCCCACCCGCACGGGCACGCTTCTCCTCCCATACTCCTTTCTGAGCTCCTCGCTGAGATGAGCAGAGAGGAACTTCCTTCTCGTGTGATGGGGGGCTCTTGCCCTGAACTTTCTCTGCTTGGAAGGCTTGCTTGACCTGATCATGATGACTCCTCACACTATT
Coding sequences within:
- the rplX gene encoding 50S ribosomal protein L24 — encoded protein: MIRSSKPSKQRKFRARAPHHTRRKFLSAHLSEELRKEYGRRSVPVRVGDTVRVLRGDFKGTEAKVEAVDYKNITIVVDGVSVLKADGTEVPRPIHPSNVIITKLDLSDERRLGGRA